One window from the genome of Cyclobacterium amurskyense encodes:
- a CDS encoding GNAT family N-acetyltransferase yields the protein MDSEFYIREMQVEDLNDAMRLKSEEGWNQTRFDWELFLTNNPDLCLVVIADDKVVGTVCSFSYKGKLAWIGMMLVDRMYRRKGISKKLMREVIQRLGTNQTIKLDATPAGQMVYEQLGFVKEYSLFRWVRPQGKSQIWGFPTEEVLKIEEEDFEAILSYDKKVFGADREEVLQQLFANFPNGAFMVKRDQEIEGFMFCRPGSKFLQFGPLVATNDKVAQVLISKALAHFYDRDLVLDLAEHHANLNPWLEKCGFSKQRELIRMFIPPNAAKGTVENYYLITGPELG from the coding sequence ATGGATTCAGAATTTTATATAAGGGAAATGCAGGTCGAGGACCTGAATGATGCAATGAGACTTAAATCAGAAGAAGGTTGGAATCAAACCAGATTTGATTGGGAGTTGTTTTTGACGAATAATCCTGACTTGTGCCTTGTCGTTATTGCCGATGACAAGGTGGTAGGCACCGTTTGTTCTTTTTCTTATAAAGGTAAACTTGCCTGGATTGGAATGATGCTCGTGGACCGAATGTACAGAAGGAAGGGCATAAGTAAAAAACTAATGCGGGAAGTTATTCAGCGTTTAGGGACTAATCAAACCATCAAACTTGACGCTACACCTGCAGGGCAAATGGTCTATGAACAATTGGGCTTTGTCAAAGAATATTCTCTTTTTAGATGGGTAAGACCACAAGGAAAATCCCAAATTTGGGGCTTTCCTACTGAAGAGGTACTTAAAATTGAAGAAGAAGATTTTGAGGCAATTTTATCTTATGATAAAAAGGTGTTTGGTGCAGACAGGGAAGAGGTTTTGCAGCAGTTGTTTGCTAATTTCCCAAATGGAGCTTTTATGGTAAAACGGGACCAAGAGATAGAGGGGTTTATGTTTTGCCGTCCGGGAAGTAAGTTTTTGCAATTTGGCCCCTTGGTTGCCACAAATGACAAGGTTGCTCAGGTTCTTATCAGTAAGGCTTTAGCGCATTTTTATGATCGTGATCTTGTTTTGGACTTGGCTGAGCATCATGCAAATTTAAATCCATGGCTTGAAAAGTGCGGTTTTAGCAAACAGCGGGAGTTGATCAGAATGTTCATCCCCCCAAATGCTGCAAAAGGAACTGTTGAAAACTATTATTTAATAACTGGGCCTGAATTGGGTTAA
- a CDS encoding DNA polymerase III subunit gamma/tau: MENFVVSARKYRPSDFKSVVGQSHITTTLKNAIKNEHLAQAFLFCGPRGVGKTTCARILAKTINCENRQDNGEACNECSSCTAFNSNSSFNVHELDAASNNTVDDIRNLVDQVRYVPQKGKYKVYIIDEVHMLSTQAFNAFLKTLEEPPKHAIFILATTEKHKIIPTILSRCQIFDFNRIQIQDISQHLEYISKEEGVDYETEALRLIATKADGALRDALSIYDLIVTFSAGKKVTYQETINNLHVLDYDYYFKVTEALLEESISKALLIFDEILKKGFDGHNFLVGLSEHLRELMVCKDPDTAVLLQVSETAKSRYVEQSAKSPYSFLLSALSICNQADLSYKASKNQRLHVELVLMKLAKLPHAISLAAVASGEAKKKA; encoded by the coding sequence ATGGAAAATTTTGTTGTTTCTGCCAGAAAATACAGACCCTCGGACTTTAAGAGTGTGGTGGGGCAAAGCCATATTACCACAACTTTAAAGAATGCGATAAAAAATGAGCATTTAGCCCAGGCGTTTTTGTTTTGTGGTCCCCGTGGAGTAGGTAAAACTACCTGTGCCAGAATATTGGCCAAAACAATAAATTGTGAGAATCGTCAGGACAATGGTGAAGCTTGCAATGAATGCAGTTCATGTACCGCTTTCAATTCCAATAGCTCTTTTAATGTTCACGAGCTAGATGCAGCTTCAAATAATACCGTTGATGATATTCGAAATCTTGTAGACCAAGTCAGGTATGTGCCTCAGAAAGGTAAATACAAGGTATATATTATTGATGAGGTTCACATGCTTTCCACCCAGGCCTTCAATGCCTTTTTGAAAACATTAGAGGAGCCTCCCAAACATGCTATATTTATTCTCGCTACCACAGAGAAACATAAGATAATACCTACTATTCTCTCCCGTTGTCAGATTTTCGACTTTAACAGGATACAGATACAGGACATTAGCCAGCATTTGGAATACATTTCAAAAGAAGAGGGCGTAGATTATGAAACCGAGGCCTTGAGGTTGATTGCAACCAAGGCGGATGGTGCCCTTCGAGATGCACTTTCTATATATGACTTGATTGTCACTTTTTCGGCCGGCAAAAAAGTAACTTATCAGGAGACCATAAACAATCTACATGTTCTTGATTATGATTACTACTTTAAAGTAACAGAAGCACTTTTAGAGGAAAGCATATCCAAGGCTTTATTGATTTTTGACGAGATTCTTAAAAAAGGTTTTGATGGCCATAATTTCCTTGTAGGACTTAGTGAGCACCTTAGAGAATTGATGGTTTGTAAGGATCCTGATACAGCTGTATTGCTTCAGGTTTCGGAAACAGCCAAATCAAGGTACGTAGAGCAATCTGCAAAAAGCCCATATTCTTTTTTGTTGTCTGCATTAAGTATTTGCAATCAGGCAGACCTTTCCTACAAAGCCAGCAAAAACCAAAGGCTACATGTGGAGTTGGTGTTGATGAAGTTAGCTAAACTTCCACATGCCATTTCTCTTGCCGCTGTTGCTAGTGGAGAAGCAAAAAAAAAAGCCTAG
- a CDS encoding RNA polymerase sigma factor — translation MNKINPDDQIIQRAQKGDPIAQGLLVKSWYKRVFNYSLRILGDYDAAMEVSQQTFITVWLKLPALKDAAKFQTWLYTILHNHCLGERRKTTNRRYESINSSSEAKGDFRADYISPSGDPESLMMDQELRLCLEKGVMELPEEQRSVLIMKEFEGLKFREIAEILGESENTVKSRLYYAFKHLRKYLNKMNINQNSFGYGE, via the coding sequence ATGAATAAAATAAATCCAGACGACCAGATTATCCAAAGGGCTCAAAAAGGAGATCCCATTGCCCAGGGGTTACTGGTGAAGAGTTGGTACAAGAGAGTGTTTAATTATTCCTTAAGGATTCTAGGTGATTATGATGCAGCGATGGAAGTGAGTCAGCAAACTTTCATAACTGTGTGGCTCAAATTGCCTGCATTAAAAGATGCTGCCAAATTTCAAACTTGGTTGTATACCATCTTACACAACCATTGTCTTGGGGAAAGGCGAAAGACAACAAATCGTAGATATGAAAGTATAAATTCTTCCTCTGAAGCGAAGGGGGATTTTCGTGCAGATTACATTTCACCTTCGGGTGATCCTGAGTCATTAATGATGGACCAGGAACTTAGATTATGCCTGGAGAAGGGGGTAATGGAGTTGCCAGAAGAACAACGAAGTGTCTTGATTATGAAAGAATTTGAGGGATTGAAATTTAGAGAAATAGCAGAAATTTTGGGCGAATCAGAAAATACAGTCAAATCCAGGCTGTATTATGCATTCAAACACCTAAGAAAGTATTTAAACAAAATGAACATCAATCAAAATAGCTTTGGTTATGGAGAATAG
- a CDS encoding ABC transporter ATP-binding protein yields the protein MIKIEALKKIYGTTTVLDIPALTIPKSQCIGLVGNNGAGKTTLFRVMLDLVRATEGAVTVDEEEVSQGEQWKTKVGAYLDENMLLSYLSPDEYFNALRKIYRLSKEDLQLHLEKFTDFFNGEILESKKYIRDLSKGNIKKVGIAAALLGKPEAVLLDEPFENLDPSSQIRLKKLILKEKEDNLVTFLISSHDLNHVAEICERIVLLEKGKIIKDLEDKSHMAEELNNYFNVG from the coding sequence ATGATTAAAATAGAAGCATTAAAAAAAATATACGGCACAACCACCGTTTTAGATATTCCAGCACTTACCATTCCTAAAAGTCAATGTATAGGCTTGGTAGGAAACAATGGTGCTGGCAAAACTACATTGTTTCGTGTAATGCTAGACTTAGTAAGGGCTACTGAGGGGGCCGTGACTGTGGATGAAGAGGAAGTAAGTCAAGGCGAACAGTGGAAAACCAAGGTGGGCGCCTACCTGGATGAAAACATGCTACTTTCCTACTTAAGCCCCGATGAGTACTTCAATGCCCTGAGAAAAATATATCGTTTATCCAAGGAAGACTTACAATTACATTTGGAGAAATTCACTGACTTTTTTAATGGTGAAATATTAGAGTCCAAAAAATACATCAGGGATCTGTCCAAAGGCAATATCAAAAAAGTGGGCATTGCTGCGGCACTGCTAGGAAAGCCGGAGGCAGTTTTGCTGGATGAGCCTTTTGAAAACCTAGACCCAAGCTCTCAGATCAGGTTGAAAAAATTAATTTTAAAGGAAAAAGAAGACAACCTGGTAACTTTTTTAATCTCAAGCCATGACCTTAACCATGTGGCTGAAATTTGCGAAAGAATTGTGCTACTCGAAAAAGGCAAAATAATCAAGGACTTAGAAGACAAAAGCCATATGGCAGAAGAGTTAAACAATTATTTTAATGTCGGCTAA
- a CDS encoding M16 family metallopeptidase, translating to MTYQIKAFENGIRVVHQEVTSTRLVHCGFILDIGSRDETEEQVGLAHFWEHMAFKGTKKRKAFHILNRLDSVGGELNAYTTKEKICFYATVLQQHWNKAADLLCDITFNSTFPPKQIEKERQVILEEMSMYRDSPDDALQDEFDSLLFPNHSLGYNILGTENSVKNFTQEDFINFIAQHMDTSRIVVSVVGNISFKKALNRLSPLLSNIPSSTSSVRRPPSLHYKPETIAFHKDITQANCALGKPAFSIDDPRRFKLHLLNNILGGPSMNSRLNMALREKHGLVYSIESVYQAFTDTGFIGIYYGTEEKAAEKARKIVLKEIHRICTKKLGSMQLHMGKEQAIGQMAMAEENYAGLMLVYGKTLLDKGKIERLEDIFSSIRSATAEELMELANEIYDVDKFSFLTYLPKQL from the coding sequence ATGACATATCAAATCAAGGCGTTTGAAAACGGAATAAGAGTTGTACACCAGGAAGTAACAAGTACCCGACTGGTCCATTGTGGGTTTATTCTTGACATCGGCAGCAGAGATGAAACTGAAGAGCAGGTGGGGTTAGCGCATTTTTGGGAACACATGGCTTTTAAAGGCACAAAAAAAAGAAAGGCCTTTCACATCCTAAACAGATTAGACTCTGTAGGTGGTGAGCTTAATGCCTATACCACCAAAGAGAAAATATGTTTCTACGCAACCGTATTGCAGCAGCACTGGAACAAAGCAGCGGATTTGCTTTGTGACATCACCTTCAATAGTACTTTCCCTCCCAAACAAATAGAAAAAGAACGACAGGTAATATTGGAGGAAATGTCCATGTACCGGGATTCACCTGACGATGCCCTTCAGGATGAATTTGACAGTTTGCTTTTTCCCAACCATTCCCTGGGCTACAATATTCTGGGTACAGAGAACTCGGTAAAAAATTTCACCCAGGAGGATTTCATCAATTTCATTGCTCAACACATGGATACCTCTCGAATTGTGGTCTCTGTGGTGGGCAATATCAGTTTCAAAAAAGCCCTCAACCGACTAAGCCCTTTATTAAGCAATATTCCTAGTTCAACAAGTTCCGTTAGAAGACCCCCTTCTCTGCACTATAAGCCAGAGACCATTGCTTTCCACAAGGACATCACACAGGCCAATTGCGCCTTGGGCAAGCCTGCATTTTCGATAGATGACCCAAGAAGATTTAAACTTCATTTGCTAAACAATATATTGGGAGGCCCCAGCATGAACTCAAGGCTAAACATGGCTTTGCGAGAAAAACATGGGCTTGTTTACAGCATTGAATCTGTCTATCAAGCATTTACTGACACGGGCTTTATAGGAATCTATTATGGAACAGAAGAAAAAGCTGCTGAAAAAGCCCGTAAAATCGTTTTAAAAGAAATTCACCGCATATGTACCAAGAAACTTGGAAGCATGCAGCTCCATATGGGCAAAGAACAAGCCATAGGTCAAATGGCCATGGCTGAGGAAAATTATGCCGGTTTGATGCTTGTGTATGGAAAAACCTTATTGGATAAAGGAAAAATTGAACGGCTTGAAGATATTTTTTCAAGCATTCGTTCAGCAACAGCCGAAGAGCTTATGGAGCTGGCCAATGAAATATACGATGTGGATAAATTCAGTTTTTTAACCTATCTGCCAAAACAATTATGA
- a CDS encoding anti-sigma factor: MENSTNKDRLMAYLYGELSSDEKKEVAGELAENQELNKDHKDFMRIRGYLNNLEDIPVPPPLLLPAPTASLWSKPVVRLVAVLGVIVGLLIFTAKMTGLSVYSNSNGLLITFGNGEKLMESDALINQGENGASTGLEARIHNIEKLLDQESLASLKILDQLSEGYLVPQSLVRKEFDQLEKKVSNKLKEVIENGQTINEDHYRKLVDEIGEQQLFRTNEILKVMMAEMQGMRENDILYLQMVLAGIEADKEMLLSESNEFLSDHYYLNGNLKHE; this comes from the coding sequence ATGGAGAATAGCACTAATAAAGATAGATTAATGGCTTACCTCTATGGGGAATTGTCCTCAGACGAAAAGAAAGAGGTAGCCGGGGAGTTGGCGGAAAATCAGGAATTGAATAAAGACCACAAGGACTTTATGCGTATCCGTGGCTATTTGAACAATTTAGAAGATATTCCTGTACCCCCTCCCTTATTACTACCAGCACCAACTGCTTCCCTTTGGTCCAAGCCAGTTGTAAGGCTGGTTGCCGTCTTGGGGGTAATTGTCGGATTATTGATTTTCACTGCCAAGATGACTGGATTAAGTGTTTATTCAAATTCAAACGGTCTACTTATAACTTTTGGTAATGGAGAAAAACTAATGGAATCAGATGCTTTAATTAACCAAGGTGAGAATGGTGCTTCAACAGGCTTGGAAGCGAGGATACATAATATAGAAAAACTTCTTGATCAGGAAAGCCTGGCCTCATTAAAGATTCTAGATCAGCTTTCAGAAGGGTACCTGGTTCCACAATCATTGGTTAGGAAGGAATTTGACCAATTGGAAAAAAAGGTGTCTAATAAATTGAAGGAAGTTATAGAAAACGGGCAAACCATTAACGAGGATCACTACAGAAAACTAGTAGATGAAATTGGAGAGCAACAGCTTTTTCGTACCAATGAAATCTTAAAAGTCATGATGGCTGAGATGCAGGGTATGCGGGAAAACGACATCTTGTACCTTCAGATGGTGCTGGCAGGAATAGAGGCAGATAAAGAAATGCTACTGTCCGAATCAAATGAATTCTTATCTGACCATTATTACCTTAATGGGAACCTTAAACATGAATAA
- a CDS encoding DUF3078 domain-containing protein: MHTRIVLLLFLLLATKISLVQAQDALSKADTVIIGGDTLVMLGDSLIFTTEVEPIYWKQGGNFNLSLQQVSLSNWASGGASSFALNTGLQLFANYKKENIIWDTKLTINYGINRQTGRAYPTRKSNDNFIFISKYGRQLSKKIYLSTQIDARTQLLEGYRYFRPSGAERDSRSRLSDFLSPGYVQSSTGLNYQTTFKNNGKFSSILSPFTGRFTVVLDDSLSMAGAFGVVPGEKVRPEAGISLGSSADFQVMENIRWKMDLNLFTNYEKLGNTVVNFNSVISLKVNKYITTRIETIMIYDEKVYIPQDDGPATRAIQLQNLLNFGIGLDF, encoded by the coding sequence ATGCACACAAGGATTGTTTTATTACTATTTCTACTATTAGCCACGAAAATCAGCCTTGTACAGGCTCAGGATGCCTTGTCTAAAGCAGATACAGTTATCATCGGTGGGGATACCCTCGTTATGCTGGGAGACTCATTGATATTCACTACAGAAGTAGAGCCTATTTATTGGAAACAAGGGGGAAACTTCAATCTTAGCCTACAGCAAGTAAGCCTTAGTAACTGGGCATCTGGTGGAGCCAGTTCCTTTGCTTTGAATACAGGTTTACAGCTTTTTGCTAATTATAAAAAAGAGAATATCATCTGGGACACCAAACTCACTATCAATTACGGGATAAACAGGCAAACGGGAAGGGCTTACCCAACCAGAAAATCCAATGACAACTTTATTTTTATAAGCAAATATGGCCGCCAACTAAGTAAGAAAATATACCTTTCCACTCAGATTGATGCGCGAACACAATTGCTGGAAGGTTACCGATATTTCCGGCCCTCGGGGGCTGAAAGAGACAGTAGAAGTCGACTTTCTGATTTCCTGAGTCCAGGTTATGTCCAATCTTCTACTGGTTTGAATTACCAGACTACTTTTAAAAACAACGGGAAGTTTTCTTCAATCTTATCTCCATTTACAGGAAGGTTTACCGTAGTGTTGGACGATTCTCTGAGTATGGCAGGTGCATTTGGGGTAGTTCCTGGAGAGAAAGTAAGACCTGAAGCAGGTATTTCTTTGGGCTCTTCAGCCGATTTCCAAGTAATGGAAAACATAAGGTGGAAAATGGACCTTAACCTCTTTACCAATTATGAAAAGCTGGGCAACACGGTTGTCAATTTCAATTCTGTAATTAGCTTAAAGGTAAACAAATACATTACCACCAGAATTGAGACCATTATGATTTACGATGAAAAGGTATATATACCTCAGGACGATGGACCAGCTACTCGTGCCATACAACTGCAGAACCTGCTTAATTTCGGAATTGGACTGGACTTTTAA
- a CDS encoding LysM peptidoglycan-binding domain-containing protein codes for MKKTVIASILFFITIYLPVFGQVPQVPRVIDFAGITLKLNEAARKDIQADVDAQYRSASHFQVKLDRVNLYMPIIERVLREEGVPDDFKFLAIQESSLISDAVSTSNAVGFWQFKKGTAEEVFMRVDNEVDERKSIVSSTRGAAKYLKKHQRYMENWATTLVSYQMGLGGARSYYKDKYKGHRSMDIDRNTYWYLKKFLAHKIAYQGQLGKMVSNGNYLHEYHVKGPSNLKSVAKTLGVSENHLKEYNKWSLKGSIPGDRTYTVTYILNGIVPERPLLANNPLPSNGSGLLPGRSNVKGFPKITGNSGNSKQANQIKINGIKGIVAISNNQSQLAIQAGISEGKLRRANDLKPSDPIQPGAYYYTKNKKSKAKTPEHIVQPGETLWSISQLYGIRKHSLMAKNRIYKDEQLLPGMVLRLRKYYKKNETIERVKLSPPPVQVVSNQAPAQQKPTTSSQPPAPVTQPVPAKKYESPKPQPQPTSELPPSYKEHLVKPGDTLYSISRNYGVTVQELRNWNNIGEDNLLSVGQKLEIRK; via the coding sequence ATGAAAAAAACAGTAATTGCCAGTATTTTATTTTTTATAACTATTTACCTCCCTGTTTTTGGACAAGTACCTCAGGTACCTCGTGTCATAGACTTTGCAGGGATCACTTTAAAGCTAAACGAGGCAGCCCGAAAAGACATTCAGGCAGATGTAGATGCTCAATATAGAAGCGCTTCGCATTTTCAGGTGAAGCTGGACAGGGTAAACCTTTACATGCCTATTATAGAAAGAGTTCTTAGAGAAGAAGGAGTCCCTGATGACTTCAAATTTTTAGCCATACAAGAGAGCAGTCTGATTTCCGACGCCGTTTCCACTTCAAATGCCGTTGGTTTCTGGCAGTTTAAGAAAGGTACTGCAGAAGAAGTCTTCATGAGAGTGGACAATGAAGTAGATGAACGTAAAAGCATTGTTTCCTCCACAAGAGGAGCTGCCAAATACCTAAAGAAGCACCAAAGGTACATGGAAAATTGGGCCACTACCCTTGTCTCCTATCAAATGGGACTGGGAGGAGCCAGGAGCTACTATAAAGACAAATACAAGGGACACAGAAGTATGGATATCGATAGAAACACCTATTGGTACCTCAAGAAGTTCCTCGCACACAAAATTGCTTACCAAGGCCAACTTGGCAAAATGGTGAGTAATGGAAATTATTTACATGAATACCATGTGAAAGGCCCCAGCAATCTTAAGTCTGTAGCCAAAACGTTGGGAGTTAGCGAAAACCACCTTAAAGAATACAACAAATGGTCATTGAAGGGTAGCATTCCTGGTGACCGAACTTACACGGTTACCTATATCTTAAATGGTATCGTTCCTGAACGCCCTCTACTGGCCAACAATCCACTTCCCAGTAATGGTAGCGGTTTACTTCCAGGAAGATCCAATGTCAAGGGATTCCCAAAGATCACTGGCAACAGTGGTAACTCAAAGCAAGCCAATCAAATAAAAATAAATGGCATTAAAGGAATTGTGGCGATATCGAACAACCAAAGTCAACTTGCCATTCAGGCGGGTATAAGCGAAGGGAAATTGAGACGGGCAAATGATTTAAAACCCTCAGACCCCATCCAACCTGGTGCCTATTACTATACAAAAAACAAAAAAAGCAAAGCAAAAACTCCGGAACATATTGTCCAACCTGGGGAGACCTTATGGAGTATCTCTCAATTGTACGGCATTCGAAAACACTCGCTCATGGCCAAAAACAGGATCTATAAAGACGAACAACTTCTTCCCGGAATGGTGTTGCGGCTAAGGAAATACTATAAGAAAAATGAGACGATTGAAAGGGTGAAATTGTCCCCTCCTCCTGTACAGGTGGTGAGCAACCAAGCTCCTGCGCAGCAAAAGCCAACAACAAGTAGTCAGCCTCCTGCTCCAGTAACACAACCAGTACCGGCTAAAAAATACGAAAGTCCTAAACCACAACCTCAACCCACTTCAGAGCTCCCCCCTTCTTATAAGGAGCACTTGGTAAAACCTGGGGACACCCTCTATTCTATTTCCAGAAACTATGGGGTAACGGTGCAGGAATTGAGAAATTGGAACAATATAGGAGAAGATAATCTACTCTCTGTAGGACAAAAACTGGAAATTCGAAAATAA
- a CDS encoding DUF5687 family protein: MVKTLIKLEALKRIRSTSFARSLTIGIFILLIGVLLLGYLLLFGLFLNKIITEVLEKPDAINFINSNLLYFFLLELIYRYFIQQLPVINLENYLHLPIPKSTIVHFLLVCSFISPLNIIALLLFGPFAFIELKATFGPTPAFVWLGAILLTSWSIHWFVLWFKQRFEDSLIGTLVVFSALLLSIGSSYFGLYDLGAFFEPVFTFALENPAPIFLLMAALILSYFLCFAFYRQNAYLEELSEGDHLQFANQNLGFLSKFGLAGEMANLEWKLIIRHKKSRTFLTLCLLFLLYGLIFYNNPAYLKETGFNYLFIFVGTFITGIFMLQYGQLFLSWNSPTFDFYVHQKNGLRALVKGKYLLFTGISFICFILSVPYVYFGWDVLLIHLATFLFNMGVTIHLVIYMALWKPKPMNLHKGSVFNYEGMGLSQFLMIIPLVAVPYAVFLPVAYLFGDYSGLLALAVIGGFGLLIFPMISTKMADAVVDRKYEISASFRQEI, from the coding sequence ATGGTGAAAACCCTGATAAAACTAGAGGCGCTAAAAAGGATACGAAGCACTTCTTTTGCTAGAAGCTTGACCATTGGCATATTTATATTACTTATAGGAGTTTTATTACTGGGCTACTTACTCCTTTTCGGCTTGTTTCTTAACAAGATCATTACCGAAGTATTGGAAAAACCAGATGCCATAAATTTCATCAACAGTAACCTGCTTTACTTTTTTTTACTGGAGCTAATTTACCGCTATTTTATTCAACAGCTTCCTGTCATCAACTTGGAAAACTACCTTCATTTACCTATTCCCAAGTCCACTATCGTTCACTTCTTATTGGTTTGTAGCTTTATATCTCCATTAAACATCATTGCCTTACTCTTATTCGGACCATTTGCTTTTATAGAGCTGAAAGCTACTTTTGGCCCTACTCCTGCCTTTGTTTGGTTAGGAGCAATTCTTCTCACCAGCTGGTCTATACATTGGTTCGTCCTCTGGTTCAAACAGCGTTTTGAGGACAGCCTTATTGGCACTTTGGTCGTTTTTAGCGCCCTATTGCTTAGCATAGGGTCAAGCTATTTTGGACTTTATGATTTAGGCGCTTTTTTTGAACCAGTATTCACCTTTGCACTGGAAAATCCCGCTCCCATATTTCTTTTAATGGCCGCATTAATTTTAAGCTATTTTCTGTGCTTTGCCTTCTATAGACAAAATGCTTATTTAGAAGAACTTTCCGAAGGTGATCATCTACAATTTGCCAACCAGAACTTGGGCTTTTTATCAAAATTTGGGCTTGCAGGTGAAATGGCAAATTTGGAATGGAAGTTAATCATCCGACACAAAAAGAGCCGAACCTTCCTTACCTTATGTTTATTGTTCCTCCTTTATGGATTGATTTTTTATAACAACCCTGCTTATTTAAAAGAAACGGGATTCAATTATTTATTCATATTTGTCGGGACTTTTATAACAGGGATATTCATGCTTCAATATGGGCAATTGTTCCTAAGTTGGAACTCTCCTACTTTTGATTTCTATGTACACCAGAAAAATGGATTAAGGGCCTTGGTAAAGGGCAAATACCTCCTGTTTACAGGGATTTCCTTTATCTGTTTTATCCTCTCCGTACCCTATGTTTATTTTGGATGGGATGTATTGCTCATTCATTTGGCCACTTTTCTATTCAATATGGGAGTTACCATTCATCTGGTAATTTACATGGCACTATGGAAACCAAAACCGATGAACCTCCACAAAGGATCTGTATTTAATTATGAAGGCATGGGACTCTCCCAATTCTTAATGATCATTCCACTAGTAGCAGTACCTTATGCAGTATTCCTTCCTGTAGCCTATTTATTCGGAGATTATTCCGGATTACTTGCATTGGCCGTTATAGGCGGATTTGGATTGCTCATATTCCCAATGATCTCTACTAAAATGGCTGATGCCGTAGTGGATAGAAAATATGAAATTTCAGCATCATTTCGTCAAGAGATATGA
- a CDS encoding O-methyltransferase, protein MIDEELLNYCEQNSGEEDALLQLIRRQTNLKVLKPRMLSGHLQGKMLELFVKMTGGKNVLEIGTFTGYASIFLARGLASKGKLTTIDVNEELEEMVRGFFNQSGLMDKIDYRIGNALEVIPTLTEPLDFVFIDADKRNYVNYFDLVVDKMKPGGLILADNILWSGKVLAKNRKKLDRDTAAILAYNEKVNADQRVENVILPIRDGIMLARKL, encoded by the coding sequence ATGATTGACGAAGAACTATTAAACTATTGTGAACAAAACAGTGGTGAGGAAGACGCACTGCTTCAATTGATCCGTAGACAAACTAATCTAAAAGTACTAAAACCCCGAATGCTATCTGGACACTTGCAGGGCAAAATGCTGGAGTTGTTCGTGAAAATGACAGGCGGTAAAAATGTTTTGGAGATTGGGACGTTTACAGGATATGCTTCTATATTTTTAGCTAGAGGTTTGGCAAGCAAAGGCAAACTGACAACAATTGATGTCAATGAAGAATTGGAAGAAATGGTGCGTGGTTTTTTCAACCAATCGGGCTTAATGGATAAAATCGATTACAGAATTGGCAATGCTCTTGAAGTGATTCCCACCTTAACGGAGCCTTTGGATTTTGTTTTTATAGATGCAGACAAACGCAATTATGTCAATTACTTTGATCTTGTGGTTGACAAAATGAAGCCAGGAGGTTTAATATTGGCCGATAATATTTTATGGTCTGGGAAAGTCCTGGCTAAAAACCGTAAAAAATTAGACAGAGATACTGCCGCCATATTGGCTTACAATGAAAAAGTCAATGCGGATCAACGTGTAGAGAATGTAATTTTACCGATAAGGGATGGCATCATGCTTGCCAGGAAACTTTAA